One Cellulosimicrobium protaetiae genomic region harbors:
- the ehuA gene encoding ectoine/hydroxyectoine ABC transporter ATP-binding protein EhuA → MTDRATEAGNPAGTVPAIEFRDVVKRFGDNVVLDGLSFDVPQGDRVTLIGPSGSGKTTILRLLMTLEEADGGLIHIDGDPYTHEYRGPKRVAIPEKRRRVVRNRVGMVFQQFNLFPNMTVLENIVEAPVHVLRQPKDEAVARAEQLLDQVGLADKRDARCTQLSGGQQQRVAIARALAMDPEILLLDEVTSALDPEIVADVLGVLRDVAASTDITMLLVTHEMQFAREVSNRVLMFDHGRIVEEADPETMFTAPRHERTQEFLRAVLG, encoded by the coding sequence GTGACAGACCGTGCGACCGAGGCGGGGAACCCCGCGGGGACCGTGCCGGCCATCGAGTTCCGCGACGTCGTGAAGCGCTTCGGCGACAACGTCGTCCTGGACGGGCTGAGCTTCGACGTCCCGCAGGGCGACCGCGTGACCCTCATCGGCCCGTCCGGCTCCGGCAAGACGACGATCCTGCGCCTGCTCATGACGCTGGAGGAGGCCGACGGCGGGCTGATCCACATCGACGGCGACCCCTACACGCACGAGTACCGGGGCCCGAAGCGCGTCGCGATCCCCGAGAAGCGGCGCCGTGTGGTGCGCAACCGGGTCGGGATGGTCTTCCAGCAGTTCAACCTGTTCCCCAACATGACCGTCCTGGAGAACATCGTCGAGGCCCCGGTGCACGTGCTCCGGCAGCCGAAGGACGAGGCGGTCGCGCGCGCGGAGCAGCTCCTCGACCAGGTCGGGCTCGCCGACAAGCGGGACGCGCGGTGCACCCAGCTCTCCGGTGGTCAGCAGCAGCGTGTGGCGATCGCCCGGGCGCTCGCCATGGATCCCGAGATCCTGCTGCTCGACGAGGTGACCTCCGCGCTCGACCCGGAGATCGTCGCCGACGTGCTCGGGGTCCTGCGCGACGTGGCCGCGAGCACGGACATCACGATGCTCCTCGTCACGCACGAGATGCAGTTCGCGCGCGAGGTGTCGAACCGCGTGCTCATGTTCGACCACGGCAGGATCGTCGAGGAGGCCGACCCGGAGACGATGTTCACCGCACCCCGGCACGAGCGCACGCAGGAGTTCTTGCGGGCCGTGCTCGGCTGA
- a CDS encoding dihydrofolate reductase codes for MEQTTSVGAPGGPTLGLIWAQARDTAGRPVIGAGGTMPWHLPEDLAHFKRVTSGHPVVMGRRTWDSLPPRFRPLPGRTNVVVTRQAGWSPGGQAPRAGTSGAGASGVALPDDAGPAADGGPPVRVAGSVTEALAAAREAARATGSGEVWVMGGAQLYDATLALADRCVVTEIDTLVEGDTFAPDVPAGWTVHEGEWATSSTGLRYRFVDAARR; via the coding sequence ATGGAGCAGACGACGAGCGTCGGCGCGCCCGGAGGCCCGACGCTCGGCCTGATCTGGGCGCAGGCGCGCGACACCGCGGGTCGTCCCGTCATCGGGGCGGGCGGCACCATGCCGTGGCACCTGCCCGAGGACCTCGCGCACTTCAAGCGGGTCACGTCCGGCCACCCCGTCGTCATGGGTCGCCGCACGTGGGACTCGCTCCCGCCCCGGTTCCGCCCCCTGCCCGGGCGGACGAACGTCGTCGTGACGCGGCAGGCCGGGTGGTCGCCCGGAGGCCAGGCTCCCCGAGCCGGCACGTCCGGCGCCGGTGCGTCCGGGGTCGCGCTGCCGGACGACGCTGGCCCGGCCGCGGACGGCGGCCCGCCCGTGCGCGTGGCCGGGTCCGTCACCGAGGCCCTCGCCGCTGCCCGCGAGGCGGCGCGTGCCACCGGGTCCGGCGAGGTCTGGGTCATGGGCGGCGCGCAGCTCTACGACGCGACGCTGGCGCTCGCGGACCGGTGCGTCGTCACCGAGATCGACACCCTCGTCGAGGGAGACACGTTCGCCCCCGACGTCCCCGCCGGGTGGACGGTGCACGAGGGGGAGTGGGCGACGTCGTCCACCGGCCTGCGCTACCGGTTCGTGGACGCCGCGCGCCGCTGA
- a CDS encoding penicillin acylase family protein yields the protein MSAHEPAEAPAGDAVPGADPATPAETAVPPRRRSGRRRVLLGVAVLLVLVLVGGAAFTVVTVRRPLPQTSGEIELSGLDAQVTVLRDAQGVPQIYADTPEDLFRAQGYVQAQDRFFEMDYRRHVTAGRLAELVGDNPDAIAADTVTRTFGWRQVAEEEWDVVAPETKAYLQAYAEGVNAYLENRDPSEIAIEYTVLGLQVEVAEPEPWDPVDSLAWLKAMAWDLRGNYDDELERALAYGTVQDAGRVAELFPAYPSDVNAPILDPGELDNPRQVALDLGPTAAEEYGSGNVQGALEAAERALDAVPVLIGRGEGTGSNSWVVSGEHTESGKPILANDPHLALGAPGIWAQVGLHCNEVGPQCGFDVAGFSFAGFPGVVIGHNAQLAWGLTNMGADVTDFFVERVRDDTYLRGDEWVPLETRTETLRVAGGDDVELEIRSTLHGPIVSEAIPATELAVDTPALDTRLGEYAVALQWTALEPGRTADAVFAFNLAQDAADMQAAAALFEVPAQNIVFATVDGEIGYQAPGKIPVRQSVPDAEVPSDGTWPRDGSDERYDWQGYVPAEDMPRVVDPAEGFVVAANQAVLPAGVAPFLTTDWDYGYRSQRIRELLEAEISAGRPVDVDTMNEIQTDDRSPYAEVLVPLLLDQEIDDDFAAEGQELLADWDYRTDTDSAAAAYFAAVWRNLLQLTFWDDLPESARPNGGSRWLAVVQNLLDDPTNAFWDDRQTVSVVESRDEVLTQALVSARLDLTVEQSKQPSDWAWGTLHVLALEHPVLGGESIPGPVRNWVNPDPVGMPGGSSIVNATAWDAASGSFGVTAGPSMRMVVDLDDLDRSTWVTVTGTSGHPASKHYSDQLATWAKGETYDWPFSTDAVAAASKDELTLVP from the coding sequence GTGTCTGCGCACGAACCCGCCGAGGCCCCAGCCGGTGACGCCGTCCCCGGTGCCGACCCCGCGACCCCTGCCGAGACCGCGGTCCCACCCCGACGTCGGTCCGGCCGACGGCGCGTCCTGCTCGGTGTCGCCGTGCTCCTGGTCCTCGTACTGGTCGGCGGCGCGGCGTTCACCGTCGTGACCGTGCGCCGCCCGCTCCCGCAGACGTCGGGCGAGATCGAGCTCTCCGGGCTCGACGCGCAGGTCACCGTCCTGCGCGACGCCCAGGGCGTGCCGCAGATCTACGCCGACACCCCCGAGGACCTCTTCCGCGCTCAGGGCTACGTGCAGGCGCAGGACCGCTTCTTCGAGATGGACTACCGCCGCCACGTCACCGCGGGCCGGCTCGCGGAGCTCGTGGGCGACAACCCCGACGCCATCGCCGCCGACACCGTGACGCGGACGTTCGGCTGGCGGCAGGTCGCCGAGGAGGAGTGGGACGTCGTCGCGCCCGAGACCAAGGCGTACCTCCAGGCCTACGCCGAGGGGGTGAACGCCTACCTCGAGAACCGTGACCCGTCCGAGATCGCGATCGAGTACACCGTGCTCGGCCTCCAGGTCGAGGTCGCCGAGCCCGAGCCCTGGGACCCCGTCGACTCGCTCGCCTGGCTCAAGGCGATGGCGTGGGACCTGCGCGGCAACTACGACGACGAGCTCGAGCGCGCGCTCGCGTACGGCACCGTCCAGGACGCCGGGCGCGTCGCGGAGCTGTTCCCCGCGTACCCGTCCGACGTCAACGCGCCGATCCTGGACCCGGGCGAGCTGGACAACCCCCGGCAGGTCGCGCTCGACCTCGGCCCGACGGCGGCCGAGGAGTACGGCTCGGGCAACGTCCAGGGCGCTCTCGAGGCCGCCGAGCGCGCGCTCGACGCGGTGCCCGTGCTCATCGGTCGCGGTGAGGGCACCGGGTCGAACTCGTGGGTCGTGTCCGGCGAGCACACCGAGAGCGGCAAGCCGATCCTCGCGAACGACCCGCACCTGGCGCTCGGCGCCCCGGGCATCTGGGCGCAGGTCGGGCTGCACTGCAACGAGGTCGGACCGCAGTGCGGGTTCGACGTCGCGGGCTTCTCGTTCGCCGGGTTCCCCGGCGTCGTCATCGGGCACAACGCCCAGCTCGCGTGGGGCCTGACGAACATGGGCGCCGACGTCACCGACTTCTTCGTCGAGCGCGTGCGCGACGACACCTACCTGCGCGGCGACGAGTGGGTCCCGCTCGAGACCCGGACCGAGACGCTGCGCGTCGCGGGCGGCGACGACGTCGAGCTCGAGATCCGGTCGACCCTCCACGGTCCGATCGTCTCCGAGGCGATCCCGGCGACCGAGCTCGCCGTCGACACCCCGGCGCTCGACACCCGCCTGGGCGAGTACGCCGTCGCGCTCCAGTGGACCGCGCTCGAGCCGGGCCGCACCGCCGACGCCGTCTTCGCGTTCAACCTCGCCCAGGACGCCGCAGACATGCAGGCAGCCGCCGCCCTGTTCGAGGTGCCCGCGCAGAACATCGTCTTCGCGACCGTGGACGGCGAGATCGGCTACCAGGCACCCGGCAAGATCCCGGTGCGTCAGTCCGTGCCCGACGCGGAGGTCCCCTCGGACGGCACGTGGCCGCGCGACGGCTCCGACGAACGGTACGACTGGCAGGGGTACGTGCCCGCCGAGGACATGCCGCGCGTCGTCGACCCCGCCGAGGGGTTCGTCGTGGCCGCGAACCAGGCCGTCCTGCCCGCGGGCGTCGCACCTTTCCTCACGACCGACTGGGACTACGGCTACCGTTCGCAGCGCATCCGCGAACTGCTCGAGGCGGAGATCTCGGCCGGGCGTCCCGTCGACGTCGACACGATGAACGAGATCCAGACCGACGACCGCAGCCCCTACGCCGAGGTGCTCGTGCCGCTCCTGCTCGACCAGGAGATCGACGACGACTTCGCCGCCGAGGGCCAGGAGCTCCTCGCGGACTGGGACTACCGGACCGACACCGACTCCGCGGCGGCCGCGTACTTCGCCGCCGTCTGGCGCAACCTGCTCCAGCTCACGTTCTGGGACGACCTGCCCGAGTCCGCCCGGCCGAACGGCGGGAGCCGCTGGCTGGCCGTCGTGCAGAACCTGCTCGACGACCCCACCAACGCCTTCTGGGACGACCGGCAGACCGTGAGCGTGGTCGAGTCCCGCGACGAGGTCCTCACCCAGGCGCTCGTCTCCGCGCGACTGGACCTGACGGTCGAGCAGAGCAAGCAGCCGTCCGACTGGGCCTGGGGCACGCTCCACGTGCTCGCGCTCGAGCACCCGGTCCTGGGGGGCGAGTCCATCCCCGGGCCGGTCCGCAACTGGGTCAACCCCGACCCCGTCGGCATGCCCGGCGGCTCCTCGATCGTCAACGCGACGGCGTGGGACGCGGCGTCCGGGTCGTTCGGCGTGACGGCCGGCCCGTCGATGCGGATGGTCGTCGACCTCGACGACCTCGACCGCTCCACCTGGGTCACCGTCACCGGGACGTCGGGCCACCCGGCGTCGAAGCACTACTCCGACCAGCTCGCGACGTGGGCGAAGGGCGAGACCTACGACTGGCCGTTCTCCACCGATGCCGTCGCCGCCGCGAGCAAGGACGAGCTCACGCTCGTCCCGTAG
- the ehuD gene encoding ectoine/hydroxyectoine ABC transporter permease subunit EhuD: MNGVWSWDRALQVLPELLDGLVVTVLATVVGMVIAAVLGLLVALAGRAPSRWVTAPLRLVVDFVRMTPLLVQLVFVYLMLPAVPGIVVGCVVLGVHYATYMSEVYRAGIDAVPRGQWEAATALNLPRGRTWRAVILPQAIKNTLPGLGNYAVSMFKETPFLFAISVVEMFTAAQTFGANTFSYIEPLTMVGLLFLLVSYPTSLLVRRMETRLA, encoded by the coding sequence ATGAACGGGGTCTGGAGCTGGGACCGTGCTCTCCAGGTGCTGCCCGAGCTGCTCGACGGGCTCGTGGTCACGGTGCTCGCGACCGTCGTCGGCATGGTCATCGCGGCCGTGCTCGGGCTGCTCGTCGCGCTCGCGGGACGCGCACCGAGCCGCTGGGTGACGGCGCCGCTGCGCCTCGTCGTGGACTTCGTCCGCATGACCCCGCTGCTCGTCCAGCTCGTGTTCGTCTACCTGATGCTGCCGGCCGTGCCCGGGATCGTGGTCGGGTGCGTCGTCCTCGGCGTGCACTACGCGACCTACATGTCGGAGGTCTACCGTGCCGGGATCGACGCGGTCCCGCGCGGCCAGTGGGAGGCCGCGACGGCGCTCAACCTGCCGCGCGGGCGCACCTGGCGTGCCGTGATCCTCCCGCAGGCGATCAAGAACACCCTGCCGGGCCTCGGGAACTACGCGGTCTCGATGTTCAAGGAGACGCCGTTCCTCTTCGCGATCTCCGTCGTGGAGATGTTCACCGCCGCCCAGACGTTCGGCGCCAACACGTTCTCGTACATCGAGCCGCTCACCATGGTCGGCCTGCTCTTCCTCCTCGTGAGCTACCCGACCTCGCTGCTCGTCCGACGCATGGAGACCCGCCTTGCCTGA
- a CDS encoding nucleoside hydrolase, whose protein sequence is MPTGRADAPRRVLLDCDPGHDDAIAMLLAHGSPAVDLVAVTTVAGNQTLEKVTRNALAVAELVGMDVPVAAGCDRPLVRPRIVAPDIHGDSGMDGPVLPAPRRAVDRRHAVELIVETVMSAEPGEITLVPTGPLTNVAMAARREPRIVPRVREVVMMGGGYQVGNRTPVAEFNVLADPEAAHVVLNEAWPVTMVGLDLTHQAVATPDVRARLAALDTPAARFVGELLDFYGATYRTAQGFPYPPVHDPCAVAYVIDPEVLTTRRAPLDVELHGALTTGMTVADLRGDEPSPDECRTQVAVTLDPARFWDLVVDALGRVGEGT, encoded by the coding sequence ATGCCCACCGGACGTGCCGACGCGCCGCGCCGCGTCCTCCTCGACTGCGACCCCGGCCACGACGACGCGATCGCGATGCTGCTCGCGCACGGCAGCCCCGCCGTCGACCTCGTCGCCGTGACCACGGTCGCGGGGAACCAGACGCTGGAGAAGGTCACGCGCAACGCGCTGGCGGTCGCCGAGCTCGTGGGGATGGACGTCCCGGTCGCGGCGGGGTGCGACCGCCCGCTCGTCCGGCCGCGGATCGTCGCGCCCGACATCCACGGCGACTCGGGGATGGACGGGCCCGTCCTGCCCGCTCCCCGGCGTGCCGTCGACCGCCGCCACGCCGTGGAGCTCATCGTCGAGACGGTGATGAGCGCGGAGCCTGGCGAGATCACGCTCGTGCCGACCGGGCCGCTGACGAACGTCGCCATGGCGGCGCGCAGGGAGCCGCGCATCGTGCCGCGCGTCCGGGAGGTCGTGATGATGGGCGGCGGGTACCAGGTGGGCAACCGCACCCCGGTCGCGGAGTTCAACGTGCTCGCCGACCCGGAGGCCGCGCACGTCGTGCTGAACGAGGCGTGGCCGGTGACGATGGTCGGGCTGGACCTCACGCACCAGGCCGTCGCGACGCCGGACGTGCGCGCCCGGCTCGCCGCGCTCGACACCCCGGCGGCCCGGTTCGTCGGCGAGCTGCTCGACTTCTACGGGGCGACGTACCGCACCGCGCAGGGCTTCCCCTACCCGCCCGTGCACGACCCGTGCGCGGTGGCCTACGTCATCGACCCGGAGGTCCTCACGACGCGGCGCGCCCCGCTGGACGTCGAGCTCCACGGCGCGCTGACCACCGGGATGACGGTCGCCGACCTGCGCGGCGACGAGCCCTCTCCCGACGAGTGCCGCACCCAGGTCGCGGTCACGCTCGACCCCGCCCGGTTCTGGGACCTCGTCGTGGACGCGCTGGGCCGGGTCGGCGAGGGCACCTGA
- a CDS encoding SAF domain-containing protein, translating to MLRSSSVPRPVPRPDRSPARRRLLHGLWWRSRFVVAALCCGLAASVVVGALRPPPPPTAPAVVTTREVPAGAVIADSDLRVDDVPAGLVPAGAAARPDAVVGRRATVALPVGTLVQPALVAGGDLAAAAPDGTVVAPVRLDPGVATLLGPGDRVDLLAAGDLAVAAISPAAPSEGQAPPSDPYLARGAVVVPAPEPDDGGGLLGSGGPGSDAVTLVAVRPEEAVRLASVSGQTTVTAVLVP from the coding sequence ATGCTCCGCTCGTCCAGCGTGCCCCGGCCCGTCCCACGACCCGACCGCTCCCCCGCGCGACGACGGCTGCTGCACGGTCTGTGGTGGAGGTCTCGTTTCGTCGTGGCCGCGCTGTGCTGCGGGCTGGCGGCCTCCGTCGTCGTGGGTGCGCTCCGGCCTCCCCCGCCGCCGACCGCACCTGCCGTCGTCACCACGCGCGAGGTCCCGGCGGGCGCGGTCATCGCCGACTCCGACCTGCGCGTGGACGACGTGCCCGCGGGGCTCGTCCCCGCCGGGGCCGCGGCACGGCCCGACGCCGTCGTCGGGCGACGCGCGACGGTCGCCCTGCCCGTGGGCACCCTCGTGCAGCCCGCCCTCGTCGCCGGGGGCGACCTCGCGGCCGCGGCACCGGACGGCACCGTGGTCGCACCGGTCCGGCTCGATCCCGGCGTCGCCACGCTCCTCGGCCCGGGAGACCGCGTCGACCTTCTCGCCGCCGGGGACCTCGCGGTCGCCGCGATATCGCCGGCCGCCCCGTCCGAGGGGCAGGCGCCGCCGAGCGACCCGTACCTCGCCCGCGGCGCCGTCGTCGTCCCGGCCCCCGAGCCGGACGACGGCGGCGGGCTCCTCGGTTCCGGCGGGCCGGGGTCGGACGCCGTGACGCTCGTCGCCGTACGCCCCGAGGAGGCCGTCCGGCTCGCGTCGGTGAGCGGGCAGACCACCGTCACGGCAGTCCTCGTGCCCTGA
- a CDS encoding DUF6326 family protein has protein sequence MSTRRPTTTLDDRPVPVRAKLAATWTSLMFLYAYVDILNFFTPGVVEDILDGKVFVFDLSQTFSTAALTLMTVPILMVTLSMTLPARASRVTNLVVASLYVPVTAFNVLGESWLLFYGLGVVLELVLLALVLRYAWTWPRTAHSATTTAGPHPRTVHAGQRA, from the coding sequence ATGAGCACACGTCGACCCACCACCACGCTGGACGACCGGCCGGTCCCGGTGCGAGCCAAGCTCGCCGCAACGTGGACCAGCCTCATGTTCCTCTACGCCTACGTGGACATCCTCAACTTCTTCACGCCCGGCGTCGTCGAGGACATCCTCGACGGGAAGGTCTTCGTGTTCGACCTCTCCCAGACCTTCTCGACCGCGGCACTGACCCTCATGACCGTCCCGATCCTCATGGTCACGCTCTCGATGACGCTCCCCGCCCGGGCGAGCCGCGTCACGAACCTCGTCGTGGCCTCGCTCTACGTCCCCGTCACGGCGTTCAACGTGCTCGGCGAGTCCTGGCTGCTCTTCTACGGCCTGGGCGTCGTGCTGGAGCTCGTCCTTCTCGCCCTCGTCCTGCGGTACGCCTGGACCTGGCCCCGCACCGCCCACTCCGCGACCACGACGGCCGGCCCGCACCCTCGGACCGTCCACGCCGGGCAGCGGGCCTGA
- the ehuC gene encoding ectoine/hydroxyectoine ABC transporter permease subunit EhuC yields the protein MSDDIETLVARLPQLGDAVLVTLQLTVGGALLAMVVALLLGFGSRTRTLWVRGPSRVVVEFFRGTSLVVQFFWLFYVLPAFGFKLESMAVGILALGLNYGAYGAEVVRGSINSVPRGQWEACTALNLGPVHRIRRVIFPQAWALMLPMLANLLIQLLKGSALATYVYLHDVFFWTDQLRTATRDTFFSFTVGLVVYFVIAYVLTWGMNGLEARAKRRLGVVPTRPTLRDVLRVRPADPASPGTAPSGRPATGDDVATAGSQDDEAGARVATGARRGEDS from the coding sequence ATGTCGGACGACATCGAGACGCTCGTCGCGCGGCTCCCGCAGCTCGGCGACGCCGTCCTGGTCACCCTGCAGCTGACGGTCGGCGGCGCGCTGCTCGCCATGGTCGTCGCCCTGCTGCTCGGGTTCGGCTCGCGCACCCGCACCCTGTGGGTGCGCGGGCCCTCCCGGGTCGTCGTGGAGTTCTTCCGCGGGACGTCGCTCGTGGTCCAGTTCTTCTGGCTCTTCTACGTGCTCCCGGCGTTCGGCTTCAAGCTGGAGTCGATGGCGGTCGGGATCCTCGCGCTCGGCCTCAACTACGGGGCCTACGGCGCCGAGGTGGTGCGAGGGTCGATCAACTCCGTGCCCCGTGGCCAGTGGGAGGCGTGCACCGCCCTCAACCTGGGCCCGGTCCACCGGATCCGTCGCGTGATCTTCCCCCAGGCCTGGGCGCTCATGCTCCCGATGCTCGCGAACCTGCTCATCCAGCTGCTCAAGGGGTCGGCGCTCGCGACGTACGTCTACCTGCACGACGTCTTCTTCTGGACCGACCAGCTCCGCACGGCGACGCGCGACACGTTCTTCAGCTTCACCGTCGGGCTCGTCGTGTACTTCGTCATCGCCTACGTGCTCACGTGGGGCATGAACGGGCTCGAGGCCCGGGCCAAGCGCCGCCTCGGCGTCGTCCCGACCCGCCCCACGCTGCGTGACGTGCTCCGGGTGCGGCCCGCCGACCCCGCGTCGCCGGGGACGGCACCCTCCGGCCGGCCGGCCACCGGTGACGACGTCGCGACGGCCGGGTCGCAGGACGACGAGGCCGGTGCGCGCGTCGCCACGGGCGCCCGGAGAGGGGAGGACTCATGA
- the mscL gene encoding large conductance mechanosensitive channel protein MscL, with protein MKGVLNGFKEFVLRGNAIDLAVGVVIGTAFSAIITAVVDGLINPLIAAIFGEPDLTDVATFEINGAIFSLGLILDALFKFLCVAIALYFFIVLPMNHLAAMRKKDVEPEPEAPAEDVRVLQEIRDLLAAQAAGGPGTAPGSPTPPRDL; from the coding sequence ATGAAGGGCGTGCTCAACGGTTTCAAGGAGTTCGTGCTCCGCGGCAACGCGATCGACCTGGCGGTCGGCGTCGTCATCGGCACCGCGTTCTCGGCCATCATCACCGCGGTGGTGGACGGGCTCATCAACCCGCTGATCGCAGCGATCTTCGGCGAACCCGACCTCACCGACGTGGCGACGTTCGAGATCAACGGTGCCATCTTCAGCCTGGGCCTCATCCTCGACGCCCTCTTCAAGTTCCTGTGCGTGGCCATCGCGCTGTACTTCTTCATCGTCCTGCCGATGAACCACCTCGCGGCGATGCGCAAGAAGGACGTCGAGCCCGAGCCGGAGGCCCCTGCCGAGGACGTGCGCGTCCTCCAGGAGATCCGCGACCTCCTCGCCGCCCAGGCGGCGGGCGGCCCCGGCACTGCGCCGGGCAGCCCCACGCCCCCGCGCGACCTCTGA
- a CDS encoding GntR family transcriptional regulator: protein MSPTSRAPLGAAPFLSPVTRPSTVDLIARELRDAVYSGALRVGSSIREVEIAGQLGVSRGPFREAAQRLVQEGLLTATPGRGLSVVTIGRDRIPALYAARTTVETSAARLAVERARDPEVATVRAAYEALVAAGDSQDPRRIGDADLNLHWTLVAAGGNPWLLRWMTTLIVEVRVASFTVSDEYAVRADSAASHEVIVDLLERRDADGLVAAITTNLDEAVARLTTPQEADVETLEEPHPVPPARLGPIEPTGLV from the coding sequence ATGAGCCCGACCTCGCGCGCGCCGCTCGGCGCCGCGCCGTTCCTCTCGCCGGTGACCCGGCCCTCGACGGTCGACCTCATCGCGCGAGAGCTGCGCGACGCCGTGTACTCCGGAGCGCTGCGCGTCGGGTCATCCATCCGCGAGGTCGAGATCGCCGGGCAGCTCGGCGTAAGCCGGGGACCGTTCCGCGAGGCCGCCCAGCGGCTCGTCCAGGAGGGCCTGCTCACCGCGACGCCCGGGCGCGGGCTGAGCGTCGTGACGATCGGCCGGGACCGCATCCCGGCGCTGTACGCGGCGCGAACGACCGTCGAGACGTCGGCGGCGCGCCTCGCCGTGGAGCGGGCCCGCGATCCCGAGGTCGCGACCGTGCGGGCTGCCTACGAGGCGCTCGTCGCCGCGGGCGACTCGCAGGACCCCCGGCGCATCGGCGACGCGGACCTCAACCTGCACTGGACGCTCGTCGCCGCCGGTGGCAACCCCTGGCTCCTGCGCTGGATGACGACGCTCATCGTCGAGGTCCGGGTCGCGAGCTTCACGGTGAGCGACGAGTACGCCGTCCGGGCCGACTCCGCCGCGTCGCACGAGGTGATCGTCGACCTTCTGGAGCGACGCGACGCGGACGGACTGGTCGCCGCGATCACGACCAACCTCGACGAGGCCGTCGCGCGCCTCACCACGCCCCAGGAGGCCGACGTCGAGACCCTCGAGGAGCCGCACCCCGTCCCGCCGGCGCGGCTCGGCCCCATCGAGCCGACCGGACTCGTTTAG
- a CDS encoding transporter substrate-binding domain-containing protein has translation MTSTRTPATRRRTALAVGAAALLTLATACSSVDGGSGGTTGEGGGLLGDLQDSGTITVGFAGEDPYSYQDDSGELTGAAVALNEAIYAELGIDTVEGTLTEWNSLIPGLNADRFDSISAGMSILPERCEQAAFSEPEIMYTTAFLVPEGNPKNLSDWQSAVDAGVNLAVMSGAIEAGYADRTDVRTTQVGSPQDGLDAVVSGRADAFALTGISLRALAESADAPVEATESFVAVIDGIPQIGAGATVFRTGDTDLLDAYNEQLAEIVADPQRYEDVLGPFGFTEAERPVEGLTAEMLCEGDLEKIADELGPELGLDS, from the coding sequence ATGACTTCCACGCGAACCCCCGCGACCCGACGCCGCACCGCCCTCGCAGTCGGCGCCGCCGCACTGCTCACCCTCGCGACGGCGTGCTCGAGCGTCGACGGCGGCTCCGGCGGCACGACCGGGGAGGGCGGTGGGCTCCTCGGCGACCTCCAGGACTCCGGGACCATCACCGTCGGCTTCGCCGGCGAGGACCCCTACAGCTACCAGGACGACTCCGGCGAGCTCACCGGCGCGGCCGTCGCGCTCAACGAGGCGATCTACGCCGAGCTGGGCATCGACACCGTCGAGGGCACGCTCACCGAGTGGAACTCCCTCATCCCCGGGCTCAACGCCGACCGGTTCGACTCGATCAGCGCGGGGATGTCGATCCTGCCGGAGCGCTGCGAGCAGGCCGCGTTCAGCGAGCCGGAGATCATGTACACCACCGCGTTCCTCGTGCCCGAGGGCAACCCGAAGAACCTCTCCGACTGGCAGTCGGCCGTCGACGCCGGCGTGAACCTCGCCGTCATGTCGGGCGCGATCGAGGCCGGGTACGCCGACCGGACCGACGTCCGCACGACCCAGGTCGGGAGCCCGCAGGACGGGCTCGACGCCGTCGTCTCGGGTCGTGCCGACGCGTTCGCGCTGACCGGCATCTCGCTGCGCGCCTTGGCCGAGAGCGCGGACGCGCCCGTCGAGGCGACCGAGTCCTTCGTCGCCGTCATCGACGGGATCCCGCAGATCGGGGCCGGGGCGACCGTCTTCCGGACGGGCGACACGGACCTCCTCGACGCGTACAACGAGCAGCTCGCCGAGATCGTCGCCGACCCGCAGCGGTACGAGGACGTCCTCGGGCCGTTCGGCTTCACCGAGGCCGAGCGTCCCGTCGAGGGCCTGACCGCCGAGATGCTCTGCGAGGGCGACCTCGAGAAGATCGCGGACGAGCTCGGCCCGGAGCTCGGCCTGGACTCCTGA